From one Phocaeicola salanitronis DSM 18170 genomic stretch:
- the rpsU gene encoding 30S ribosomal protein S21, with amino-acid sequence MIVVPVKEGENIEKALKKFKRKFEKTGVVKELRRRQQYDKPSVLKRLKMEHAIYVQKMHQTEE; translated from the coding sequence ATGATTGTAGTACCAGTAAAAGAAGGCGAAAACATTGAAAAAGCGCTGAAGAAATTCAAAAGAAAATTTGAAAAAACAGGTGTTGTAAAAGAATTGAGACGCAGACAACAGTATGACAAACCGTCTGTATTGAAACGTTTGAAGATGGAACATGCCATCTACGTTCAAAAAATGCATCAAACAGAAGAATAA
- a CDS encoding tyrosine-type recombinase/integrase, giving the protein MLKESFLKYLQFEKNYSEKTVVSYGIDLSGFEAYFKAVDETLDFATVDADVIRGWVVSLMDEGYAASSVNRKLSSLRSFYRYLLREKVVSVDPVRKVTGPKKKKPLPVFVKEADMDRLLDAECGTDFESVRNKAIVAVFYETGIRLSELIGLKDANVDFSAGTIKVTGKRNKQRVIPFGEELENILQVYLSARNEYCHTECEAFFVRKEGKAMYPGMVYLLVRQNLSRVVALKKRSPHVLRHSFATAMLNNQAGLEAVKELLGHESLTTTEIYTHTTFEELKKVYQQAHPRA; this is encoded by the coding sequence ATGTTGAAAGAATCTTTCCTGAAGTATCTTCAGTTCGAAAAGAACTATTCCGAGAAGACGGTAGTCAGTTACGGAATCGATCTTTCGGGCTTTGAGGCATACTTTAAGGCGGTGGATGAAACATTGGACTTTGCTACGGTCGATGCGGATGTCATCCGGGGATGGGTCGTCTCATTGATGGATGAAGGGTATGCCGCTTCTTCGGTAAACCGGAAGCTGAGTTCGCTGCGTTCTTTTTATCGTTATCTGTTGCGCGAGAAGGTGGTTTCGGTAGACCCTGTCCGGAAGGTGACAGGTCCTAAAAAGAAGAAACCGTTGCCTGTATTCGTGAAAGAGGCCGATATGGACAGGCTGCTTGACGCTGAATGCGGGACTGATTTTGAAAGTGTCCGGAATAAGGCGATTGTGGCTGTTTTCTACGAAACGGGCATCCGGCTCTCGGAACTGATAGGTTTGAAAGACGCAAATGTGGATTTCTCGGCAGGCACGATTAAAGTGACGGGGAAGAGGAATAAGCAACGCGTGATTCCTTTTGGCGAGGAATTGGAAAATATTCTGCAAGTTTATCTTTCTGCAAGAAACGAATATTGCCATACAGAGTGCGAAGCGTTTTTTGTCCGTAAGGAAGGAAAGGCAATGTATCCGGGTATGGTGTATTTGTTGGTGAGACAAAATTTGTCGAGGGTTGTTGCGCTGAAGAAGCGAAGTCCTCACGTGCTGAGGCATTCTTTCGCGACGGCGATGCTGAATAATCAGGCAGGGCTGGAGGCGGTGAAGGAACTGTTGGGGCATGAGAGTCTGACTACGACTGAAATCTATACGCATACAACTTTCGAAGAATTAAAAAAAGTTTATCAACAAGCTCATCCAAGAGCGTAA